A window from Cottoperca gobio unplaced genomic scaffold, fCotGob3.1 fCotGob3_35arrow_ctg1, whole genome shotgun sequence encodes these proteins:
- the LOC115005748 gene encoding aminoacyl tRNA synthase complex-interacting multifunctional protein 1-like — protein sequence MENTDDLFNPSLAAAIMKFDPEDGEQIVEYFKTHALLSREKALLQASVRDQRKLLVENGKLKKDIEQLRTQLQDKQRRRTAKALFSPPPTLSPAPITSVNQPPSSAGATAAIPTNPPPPSSQDRRERQSRRRRGERKARPTSECLSLGAEPRIDVSRLELRVGRILSVRLHPLAEAMSVQEVDVGENTPRTVVSKLGGKTNLEELQGGLAVLLCNVKACKLRGVASQARLLCCSTSDDCSEWLVPPTGSTPGDRVTFLNYPGDPDRELQSKQRVWELLQPDLQVDSKGVANYKGCGFEVKGKGLCRAPSFTNCIIR from the exons ATGGAAAACACAGACGACCTGTTTAATCCCAG CCTGGCAGCTGCTATCATGAAGTTCGATCCGGAAGACGGCGAGCAGATCGTGGAGTATTTTAAAACTCACGCCCTGCTGTCGAGAGAGAAAGCAT tgcTGCAGGCGTCAGTCAGAGATCAGAGGAAGCTGCTGGTGGAAAATGGAAAACTGAAGAAAGACATCGAGCAGCTCCGAACTCAGCTGCAGGACAAACAGAGGAGACGCACCG CCAAGGCTTTGTTCTCGCCTCCTCCAACTCTTAGCCCCGCCCCCATCACCTCTGTCAATCAGCCTCCCTCCTCTGCCGGGGCAACAGCTGCCATTCCGACAAatcctcctcccccttcctcACAAGaccggagagagagacagagcaggaggaggagaggagagaggaaag CTCGGCCCACTTCTGAGTGTCTCTCCTTGGGGGCGGAGCCTCGCATCGACGTCTCACGACTGGAGCTGCGGGTTGGACGGATCCTCAGCGTCCGCCTGCACCCGCTGGCCGAGGCGATGTCGGTCCAGGAGGTGGACGTGGGAGAGAACACCCCCCGTACGGTCGTCAGCAAGCTGGGAGGGAAAACAAACCTGGAGGAG ctgcagggcGGTCTCGCTGTGTTGCTATGCAACGTCAAGGCCTGCAAGCTGAGGGGCGTGGCCTCTCAGGCCCGCCTCCTCTGTTGCTCCACCTCCGATGACTGCTCAGAGTGGTTGGTCCCCCCCACAGGCTCCACCCCCGGAGACAGAGTCACCTTCCTCAACTACCCTG GCGATCCGGACAGAGAGCTGCAGTCCAAGCAGAGGGTTTGGGAGCTTCTTCAGCCCGACCTGCAGGTGGACTCTAAGGGTGTGGCCAACTATAAAGGCTGCGGGTTCGAGGTGAAAGGGAAGGGGCTGTGCAGGGCCCCCTCCTTCACCAACTGCATCATCAGATAG
- the LOC115005746 gene encoding GTPase IMAP family member GIMD1 produces the protein MALVTEHSRHGNNPFRILSGWCRHGDVEQNVLALNVLLLGDRQSGRSSVGNALIGGEEFQTGTCISGTSMTTEHRLRSRNFQRYFRRQGAESDLVLRVVDTPPPMPRPKSVHELCPEGVHVLVLVVRADLPHNNTHLVEQVETLFGPEWRCHALLVLTHADHLKEAGLQPAGYLSQTSDWLRALAEGVEGGVLFLENSCDWPSIRGRPLRDRLLRLSARNHHRALTVRTEVSL, from the exons ATGGCTCTTGTCACGGAACACAGTCGCCATGGCAACAACCCCTTCAGAATCCTCAGCGGCTGGTGTCGTCATGGTGACGTCGAGCAGAATGTGCTGGCCCTGAACGTGCTGTTGCTAGGCGACAGGCAGAGTGGGAGGAGCTCCGTGGGGaatgctctgattg gtggagAGGAATTCCAAACAGGTACCTGCATTTCTGGCACTTCCATGACGACGGAGCACCGGCTCCGAAGCCGAAATTTCCAGAGGTATTTCAGGAGACAGGGGGCGGAGTCTGACCTAGTGTTGAGAGTGGTTGACACGCCCCCTCCAATGCCCCGCCCAAAGAGCGTGCACGAGCTCTGCCCTGAGGGCGTGCACGTACTTGTGCTCGTTGTGAGAGCTGACCTGCcgcacaacaacacacacctggtggagcaggtggag ACTCTTTTCGGCCCAGAATGGCGTTGTCACGCTTTACTCGTTCTCACACACGCTGATCACCTGAAGGAGGCGGGGCTTCAGCCGGCAGGTTACCTATCACAGACCAGTGATTGGCTGAGAGCTCTGGCTGAAGGGGTGGAAGGAGGAGTCTTGTTCTTGGAGAACAGCTGTGACTGGCCGTCAATCAGAGGACGACCATTAAGAGACCGACTGCTCCGCCTCTCAGCCCGGAACCATCACAGAGCTCTGACAGTCAGGACGGAGGTCTCACTCTGA